The following are from one region of the Nocardioides marmotae genome:
- a CDS encoding MerR family transcriptional regulator, protein MNEQEQQGEHPEAAVAAEVAEEQGLLFTDDVSPLPSDTGYRGPTACNAAGITYRQLDYWARTGLVEPTVRGASGSGSQRLYSFRDILLLKVIKRLLDAGISLQQIRTAVHHLRERGTDDLTRVTLMSDGASVYECTSNDEVIDLLQGGQGVFGIAIGGVWREIEGTLAELPSERTADQAAPSASDELAARRAARKIG, encoded by the coding sequence GTGAACGAGCAGGAGCAGCAGGGCGAGCACCCAGAGGCCGCAGTCGCGGCCGAGGTGGCCGAGGAGCAGGGTCTCCTCTTCACCGACGATGTCTCGCCCCTGCCCAGTGACACCGGCTACCGCGGTCCGACCGCGTGCAACGCCGCCGGGATCACCTACCGCCAGCTGGACTACTGGGCCCGCACCGGGCTCGTCGAGCCCACCGTGCGCGGCGCGAGCGGCTCGGGTTCGCAGCGGCTCTACTCCTTCCGCGACATCCTGCTGCTCAAGGTCATCAAGCGCCTCCTCGACGCCGGCATCTCGCTGCAGCAGATCCGTACGGCGGTCCACCACCTGCGCGAGCGCGGCACCGACGACCTGACCCGCGTGACGCTGATGAGCGACGGCGCCTCGGTCTATGAGTGCACCAGCAACGACGAGGTCATCGACCTGCTCCAGGGCGGTCAGGGTGTCTTCGGCATCGCCATCGGCGGCGTGTGGCGCGAGATCGAGGGCACCCTCGCCGAGCTGCCCAGCGAGCGCACCGCCGACCAGGCCGCCCCGAGCGCCAGCGACGAGCTCGCCGCGCGCCGCGCCGCCCGCAAGATCGGCTGA
- a CDS encoding bifunctional nuclease family protein produces MREVDVMGVRVEMPSNQPIVLLREVTGERYLPIWIGAVEATAIAFAQQGVVPPRPLTHDLMKDVLEATGNELTEVRITDVQDGVFFATLVFDSGAEVSARPSDSIALALRTGTRIVCAEEVLDEAGLAVPAEQEDEVEKFREFLDQVTPEDFESR; encoded by the coding sequence GTGCGCGAAGTCGATGTCATGGGTGTCCGTGTGGAGATGCCGTCGAACCAGCCGATCGTGCTGTTGCGCGAGGTGACGGGGGAGCGGTACCTCCCGATCTGGATCGGCGCGGTCGAGGCGACCGCGATCGCGTTCGCGCAGCAGGGCGTGGTGCCGCCGCGACCGCTGACGCACGACCTGATGAAGGACGTGCTGGAGGCAACCGGCAACGAGCTCACCGAGGTACGGATCACCGACGTCCAGGACGGCGTGTTCTTCGCGACCCTGGTCTTCGACTCCGGCGCGGAGGTCAGCGCCCGCCCCTCGGACTCGATCGCGCTGGCCCTGCGCACCGGCACGCGGATCGTCTGCGCCGAGGAGGTGCTCGACGAGGCCGGGCTGGCGGTGCCGGCCGAGCAGGAGGACGAGGTCGAGAAGTTCCGCGAGTTCCTCGACCAGGTGACCCCGGAGGACTTCGAGTCCCGCTGA
- the ftsR gene encoding transcriptional regulator FtsR codes for MSSIGSAGTGQASAPRARMNIGEVLDHLRPDFPGITIPKIRFLEDKGLIKPERTPAGYRKFSADDVDRLRYVLRMQRDHYLPLKVIGEHLDAIDRGLEPPAIEPVVPTVPKVALSADGLPSPESFRRHDGMRLSRRELVKVAEISEDLLEQLEQYGLISAKPGTGHYDTDALVIAQTARELADFGFEPRHLRAFKTAADREVGLVEQVVAPHKRGRDAAARARAEEAVSEIAALSVRLHATLVKAGLRSS; via the coding sequence ATGAGCTCGATCGGCTCGGCCGGCACCGGCCAGGCAAGTGCGCCGCGCGCGCGGATGAACATCGGAGAGGTCCTCGACCACCTCCGGCCGGACTTCCCGGGGATCACCATCCCCAAGATCCGCTTCCTCGAGGACAAGGGGCTGATCAAGCCCGAGCGGACGCCGGCGGGCTACCGGAAGTTCTCGGCCGACGACGTCGACCGGCTGCGCTACGTGCTGCGCATGCAGCGCGACCACTACCTGCCGCTGAAGGTGATCGGCGAGCACCTCGACGCGATCGACCGCGGCCTGGAGCCCCCGGCGATCGAGCCGGTGGTGCCGACCGTGCCGAAGGTCGCCCTCTCCGCCGACGGCCTGCCCAGTCCCGAGTCGTTCCGCCGCCACGACGGCATGCGGCTCTCGCGTCGCGAGCTGGTCAAGGTCGCCGAGATCTCCGAGGACCTCCTCGAGCAGCTCGAGCAGTACGGCCTGATCAGCGCCAAGCCCGGCACCGGCCACTACGACACCGACGCGCTGGTCATCGCCCAGACCGCCCGCGAGCTGGCCGACTTCGGCTTCGAGCCGCGCCACCTGCGCGCCTTCAAGACCGCCGCGGACCGCGAGGTCGGCCTCGTCGAGCAGGTCGTCGCCCCCCACAAGCGCGGCCGCGACGCCGCCGCCCGGGCCCGCGCCGAGGAAGCCGTCTCCGAGATCGCCGCCCTCTCCGTGCGGCTCCACGCCACCCTCGTCAAGGCCGGCCTCCGCTCCTCCTGA
- a CDS encoding FHA domain-containing protein, with protein sequence MPFCTACGRQNPDDARFCSQCGTKLATADDATGSVAVQPGQPATSGDSTATIQIGLGEKTETSDRQLNPVDAAAVDALPAGHALLVVQRGPGSGSRFLLDADVVTAGRHPESEIFLDDVTVSRRHAQFDRSGDTFTVSDVGSLNGTYVNRDRIDTVQLKDGDEVQIGKYRLVFFSGHQAG encoded by the coding sequence ATGCCGTTCTGCACCGCGTGTGGCAGGCAGAACCCCGACGACGCCCGCTTCTGCTCGCAGTGCGGCACCAAGCTGGCCACCGCCGACGACGCGACGGGCTCCGTCGCCGTGCAGCCGGGCCAGCCCGCGACCTCGGGCGACTCCACCGCCACGATCCAGATCGGCCTCGGCGAGAAGACCGAGACCTCCGACCGGCAGCTCAACCCGGTCGACGCCGCGGCGGTCGACGCCCTGCCCGCCGGGCACGCGCTGCTCGTCGTGCAGCGCGGACCGGGGTCGGGCAGTCGGTTCCTCCTCGACGCCGACGTCGTGACCGCCGGCCGGCACCCGGAGAGCGAGATCTTCCTCGACGACGTGACCGTCTCGCGCCGGCACGCGCAGTTCGACCGCTCCGGTGACACCTTCACCGTGAGCGACGTGGGCTCGCTGAACGGCACCTACGTCAACCGCGACCGCATCGACACCGTCCAGCTCAAGGACGGCGACGAGGTGCAGATCGGCAAGTACCGACTGGTGTTCTTCTCCGGTCACCAGGCCGGCTGA
- the gcvH gene encoding glycine cleavage system protein GcvH, with translation MYPDDLKYTSEHEWLRTPGEAEGSVRVGITHYAQDALGDIVYVSLPEVGATIEAGSTCGELESTKSVSDVYAPVSGEVVARNEALDATPELVNNDPYGGGWLFEVVPTEAGGTDGLMDAAAYEASLDS, from the coding sequence TTGTACCCCGACGACCTGAAGTACACCAGCGAGCACGAGTGGCTGCGGACCCCCGGCGAGGCCGAGGGCTCGGTCCGCGTCGGCATCACCCACTACGCCCAGGACGCCCTCGGTGACATCGTCTACGTCTCGCTGCCCGAGGTCGGCGCGACCATCGAGGCCGGCAGCACCTGCGGCGAGCTGGAGTCGACCAAGTCGGTCAGCGACGTCTACGCGCCGGTCTCCGGCGAGGTCGTGGCCCGCAACGAGGCGCTGGACGCCACCCCCGAGCTGGTGAACAACGACCCGTACGGCGGCGGCTGGCTCTTCGAGGTCGTGCCCACCGAGGCCGGTGGGACCGACGGCCTCATGGACGCCGCGGCGTACGAGGCCTCGCTCGACTCCTGA
- a CDS encoding DUF881 domain-containing protein, with protein sequence MPSTSSGPPDQRSSGRTRLFRAMLRPSRSQVVVGVLLALVGFAAIVQVRATEVDATYAGLREQDLIDVLNGLAGTTQRAESEIERLEAAREDLRSDNRRVGAALEAAQTQADTLAILAGTVPVTGPGIRITITETDTPVDAQDFIDLVQELRTSNAEAMQLNGKVRLVAQSSFAEAEGGLVVDGELLGPPYVLDAIGDPDTLAGAISIARGVTFELEKDNAIVEVQELPSLDIESVREPVQPENATPELDTSTP encoded by the coding sequence ATGCCTAGCACCAGCAGCGGACCCCCGGACCAGCGATCGAGCGGACGCACCCGGCTGTTCCGCGCGATGCTGCGCCCCTCGCGCAGCCAGGTCGTCGTCGGCGTGCTCCTCGCCCTGGTCGGCTTCGCCGCGATCGTCCAGGTGCGCGCGACCGAGGTCGACGCCACCTACGCCGGCCTGCGCGAGCAGGACCTGATCGACGTCCTCAACGGCCTCGCCGGCACCACCCAGCGCGCCGAGTCCGAGATCGAGCGGCTCGAGGCGGCCCGGGAGGACCTGCGCTCGGACAACCGCCGGGTCGGCGCGGCACTCGAGGCCGCGCAGACCCAGGCCGACACGCTCGCGATCCTCGCCGGCACCGTGCCGGTCACCGGCCCCGGCATCCGGATCACGATCACCGAGACCGACACCCCCGTGGACGCCCAGGACTTCATCGACCTGGTCCAGGAGCTGCGCACCTCCAACGCCGAGGCGATGCAGCTCAACGGCAAGGTCCGGCTGGTCGCCCAGTCCTCCTTCGCCGAGGCCGAGGGCGGGCTCGTCGTCGACGGCGAGCTGCTGGGCCCGCCGTACGTCCTGGACGCCATCGGCGACCCCGACACCCTGGCCGGCGCCATCTCCATCGCCCGCGGCGTGACCTTCGAGCTGGAGAAGGACAACGCGATCGTCGAGGTGCAGGAGCTGCCCTCGCTGGACATCGAGAGCGTCCGCGAGCCGGTCCAGCCGGAGAACGCCACCCCCGAGCTGGACACCAGCACCCCCTGA
- a CDS encoding small basic family protein encodes MIAALGLLVGIALGLVFQPDVPLGLEPYLPIAVVAALDAVFGGLRAYLDGIFDDKVFVVSFVSNVVIAAAIVYLGDKLGVGGQLSTGVIVVLGIRIFSNVAAIRRHLFHA; translated from the coding sequence GTGATCGCCGCGCTGGGCCTGCTCGTCGGCATCGCCCTCGGGCTGGTCTTCCAGCCCGACGTGCCGCTCGGCCTCGAGCCGTACCTCCCGATCGCCGTGGTCGCCGCCCTCGACGCCGTCTTCGGCGGCCTGCGCGCCTACCTCGACGGGATCTTCGACGACAAGGTCTTCGTGGTCTCGTTCGTCTCCAACGTCGTGATCGCGGCCGCGATCGTCTACCTCGGCGACAAGCTCGGCGTCGGCGGGCAGCTCTCGACCGGCGTCATCGTCGTCCTCGGCATCCGGATCTTCTCCAACGTCGCGGCCATCCGCCGCCACCTGTTCCATGCCTAG
- a CDS encoding DUF881 domain-containing protein, translated as MPESAPPDRPTPDRSTPDQPLPERVRLPLLTLITQQSLEEDYLHAAERRALAAREAGAPAPGSGAGSGSGTPGVPVRSRPHRMAAVVVALFGVLVTTAFVQTSRNEDVDAASRATLVRRVTDERERVADLQEQIVDLRERNAQLEGELTQARSTYEGVLTRLRRVQTRTGFVAVSGPGVVITLDDGPPEIVDSDVRDQDLRIAVNGLWRLGAEAIAINGQRLTALSAIRTSGMVVRVNKVNLSPPYRIEAIGDIDVLQSRFLESPEGGRLLLLESSYGIPFDMRNEDSLELPAARLRELRSVEPLEDNDPRPPEEAS; from the coding sequence ATGCCTGAGTCGGCACCGCCCGACCGGCCCACCCCCGACCGGTCGACCCCGGACCAGCCGCTGCCCGAGCGGGTCCGGCTGCCGCTGCTCACGCTGATCACCCAGCAGTCGCTGGAGGAGGACTACCTCCACGCCGCCGAGCGGCGCGCCCTCGCCGCCCGCGAGGCCGGCGCCCCGGCGCCCGGCTCCGGGGCGGGGTCGGGCTCGGGCACGCCGGGCGTGCCCGTCCGCAGCCGACCCCACCGGATGGCCGCCGTCGTGGTCGCGCTCTTCGGCGTCCTCGTCACGACGGCCTTCGTGCAGACCTCCCGCAACGAGGACGTCGACGCCGCCAGCCGCGCCACGCTGGTACGTCGCGTGACCGACGAGCGCGAGCGGGTGGCCGATCTCCAGGAGCAGATCGTGGACCTGCGCGAGCGCAACGCCCAGCTCGAGGGCGAGCTCACCCAGGCGCGCTCGACCTACGAGGGCGTGCTCACCCGGCTGCGCCGCGTGCAGACCCGCACCGGGTTCGTCGCGGTGAGCGGCCCCGGGGTCGTGATCACCCTCGACGACGGGCCGCCGGAGATCGTCGACAGCGACGTGCGCGACCAGGACCTGCGGATCGCGGTCAACGGGCTGTGGCGGCTCGGCGCGGAGGCGATCGCGATCAACGGCCAGCGGCTGACCGCGCTGTCGGCGATCCGGACCTCGGGGATGGTGGTGCGGGTCAACAAGGTCAACCTGTCGCCGCCGTACCGCATCGAGGCCATCGGCGACATCGACGTCCTGCAGTCCCGGTTCCTCGAATCGCCGGAGGGGGGCAGGCTGTTGCTGCTCGAGTCGAGCTACGGCATACCCTTCGACATGAGGAACGAGGACTCACTCGAGCTGCCTGCCGCGCGTCTGCGCGAGCTGCGCTCGGTCGAGCCCCTCGAGGACAACGACCCGCGACCCCCGGAGGAGGCCTCGTGA
- a CDS encoding CDP-alcohol phosphatidyltransferase family protein, with amino-acid sequence MLRLAGVPLFLWLVLGPEADVWALVVLMISGFTDWLDGYLARKWDQVTLLGQVLDPVADRLYILAAVVGLALRDVIPWWVAVLLPLRDVLMWGLVPLLRTRGYTALPVHFLGKAATFNLLYAFPLLFLGDGEGTVATLAQVLGWAFALWGIGLYWWAGLLYAWQVRTLLATTEPRRRTALDA; translated from the coding sequence ATGCTGCGCCTGGCCGGCGTCCCGCTGTTCCTGTGGCTCGTGCTCGGCCCGGAGGCCGACGTCTGGGCGCTCGTGGTGCTCATGATCTCCGGCTTCACCGACTGGCTCGACGGCTACCTCGCGCGCAAGTGGGACCAGGTCACGCTGCTCGGGCAGGTGCTCGACCCGGTCGCCGACCGGCTCTACATCCTCGCCGCCGTCGTCGGGCTGGCACTGCGCGACGTGATCCCGTGGTGGGTCGCGGTGCTGCTGCCGCTGCGCGACGTGCTCATGTGGGGACTGGTGCCGCTGCTGCGCACCCGCGGCTACACCGCGCTGCCGGTGCACTTCCTCGGCAAGGCCGCGACCTTCAACCTGCTCTACGCCTTCCCGCTGCTGTTCCTCGGCGACGGCGAGGGCACCGTCGCCACGCTCGCGCAGGTGCTCGGCTGGGCCTTCGCGCTGTGGGGGATCGGCCTGTACTGGTGGGCCGGCCTGCTCTACGCCTGGCAGGTGCGCACCCTGCTCGCCACCACCGAGCCCCGGCGCCGGACGGCGCTCGATGCCTGA
- a CDS encoding hemolysin family protein, with protein MSDLAGVLLVVVLLAFNAFFVGAEFALVSARRSQIEPHAQAGSRMARTTLRAMEQVSLMMAGAQLGITICSLALGAVGEPAIAHLIEPGIHALGVPDSFLHPIAFVIALSLVTYLHVVLGEMVPKNIAIAGPERSAMVLGPPMLGVVTVLKPLIVVLNAIANAVLRLMHVEPKDELTSAFTREEVAALVEESRGEGLLEADEYDRLAGALGFTEKTVAAVLMPADTLTVVGRGSTAAEVEAVCASTGYSRFPVAGADGDLIGYLHIKDVLEPDEERRERPIDDKWIRPFAPVTPDESLHDALETLQRRGAHMGRVVDSEGTTLGLATLEDVLEELVGEIRDAAHHEDPVPNPSTAV; from the coding sequence ATGAGCGACCTCGCCGGTGTCCTCCTCGTCGTCGTGCTGCTGGCGTTCAACGCCTTCTTCGTGGGCGCCGAGTTCGCCCTCGTCTCCGCGCGCCGCAGCCAGATCGAGCCCCACGCCCAGGCCGGCTCCCGGATGGCCCGCACCACGCTGCGGGCCATGGAGCAGGTCTCGCTGATGATGGCGGGCGCCCAGCTCGGCATCACCATCTGCTCCCTCGCCCTCGGCGCGGTCGGCGAGCCCGCGATCGCGCACCTGATCGAGCCGGGCATCCACGCCCTGGGCGTGCCCGACTCCTTCCTCCACCCGATCGCGTTCGTCATCGCGCTCTCGCTGGTCACCTACCTGCACGTCGTGCTCGGCGAGATGGTGCCGAAGAACATCGCCATCGCCGGGCCCGAGCGCTCCGCGATGGTGCTGGGCCCGCCGATGCTGGGCGTGGTCACGGTCCTCAAGCCGCTGATCGTGGTCCTCAACGCGATCGCCAACGCCGTGCTCCGGCTGATGCACGTGGAGCCCAAGGACGAGCTGACCTCGGCCTTCACCCGCGAGGAGGTCGCGGCGCTGGTCGAGGAGTCGCGCGGCGAGGGGCTGCTGGAGGCCGACGAGTACGACCGGCTCGCCGGCGCGCTCGGCTTCACCGAGAAGACCGTCGCCGCGGTGCTCATGCCCGCCGACACCCTCACCGTGGTCGGTCGCGGCTCGACCGCCGCGGAGGTCGAGGCGGTCTGCGCGAGCACCGGCTACTCCCGCTTCCCGGTCGCCGGCGCCGATGGGGACCTGATCGGCTACCTGCACATCAAGGACGTCCTCGAGCCCGACGAGGAGCGCCGCGAGCGCCCCATCGACGACAAGTGGATCCGCCCGTTCGCGCCGGTGACGCCCGACGAGTCGCTCCACGACGCGCTGGAGACGCTGCAGCGGCGCGGGGCGCACATGGGCCGGGTGGTCGACAGCGAGGGAACCACCCTCGGCCTGGCCACCCTCGAGGACGTGCTCGAGGAGCTGGTCGGCGAGATCCGCGACGCCGCGCACCACGAGGACCCGGTGCCGAACCCGAGCACCGCCGTCTGA
- a CDS encoding hemolysin family protein, with protein MTPLILLAIALLLVVACGLFVAAEFAFVTVDRTKVDQAAAAGDAGARGVQSALRSLSTQLSGAQVGITVTNLGIGFLAEPAIADLIEEPLGTLGVPAGAVSPVAVGLGLVIGTVLTMIFGELVPKNLAIALPLQVARATQGPMRLFTAVNRGPIRLLNNSANAVVRRLGIEPQEELRSARSSQELASLIARSADEGTLDADTAELMERSVEFGTRTAGEIMTPRVRTHTLEANDRASAVIELARSTGHSRFPVLDDEDTVVGTVHVKNAVALPLHERSTTKVKHLMAKPIVVPDTLRLDPLLAQLRNESFQMAVVLDEYGGHAGIVTLEDVVEEIVGDIADEHDRMSARARQRRDGTWLLSGLLRPDEVEDLTGVALPENEDYDTVAGLVLRVLGRVPDSGDIAEVPVPDHSDPEQPRERLAVLTVEHMDGLRIDRLSLRLHDVEPSTATTTRGRGERG; from the coding sequence ATGACCCCCCTGATCCTGCTCGCGATCGCGCTGCTGCTCGTCGTGGCCTGCGGACTGTTCGTCGCCGCGGAGTTCGCCTTCGTCACCGTCGACCGCACGAAGGTCGACCAGGCCGCCGCGGCCGGTGACGCCGGCGCCCGCGGTGTGCAGAGCGCCCTGCGGTCGCTCTCGACGCAGCTCTCCGGGGCCCAGGTGGGCATCACCGTGACCAACCTCGGCATCGGCTTCCTCGCCGAGCCCGCGATCGCGGACCTGATCGAGGAGCCCCTGGGCACCCTCGGCGTGCCCGCCGGAGCGGTCTCGCCGGTCGCGGTCGGCCTGGGCCTGGTGATCGGCACGGTGCTCACGATGATCTTCGGCGAGCTGGTCCCCAAGAACCTCGCCATCGCGCTCCCGCTCCAGGTCGCCCGGGCGACCCAGGGGCCGATGCGGCTGTTCACCGCGGTCAACCGCGGCCCGATCCGGCTGCTCAACAACTCCGCCAACGCCGTGGTACGCCGCCTGGGCATCGAGCCGCAGGAGGAGCTCCGCTCCGCGCGCAGCTCCCAGGAGCTGGCCTCGCTCATCGCCCGCTCGGCCGACGAGGGCACCCTCGACGCCGACACCGCCGAGCTGATGGAGCGTTCGGTGGAGTTCGGCACCCGCACCGCGGGGGAGATCATGACCCCGCGCGTGCGCACCCACACCCTGGAGGCCAACGACCGCGCCTCGGCCGTCATCGAGCTGGCCCGCTCGACCGGCCACTCGCGCTTCCCGGTCCTCGACGACGAGGACACCGTCGTCGGCACCGTCCACGTCAAGAACGCCGTCGCGCTGCCGCTGCACGAGCGGAGCACCACCAAGGTCAAGCACCTGATGGCCAAGCCGATCGTCGTGCCCGACACCCTCCGCCTGGACCCGCTCCTGGCCCAGCTGCGCAACGAGAGCTTCCAGATGGCCGTCGTCCTCGACGAGTACGGCGGTCACGCCGGGATCGTGACCCTCGAGGACGTGGTCGAGGAGATCGTCGGCGACATCGCCGACGAGCACGACCGGATGAGCGCCCGCGCCCGCCAGCGCCGCGACGGCACCTGGCTGCTCTCGGGCCTGCTGCGCCCCGACGAGGTTGAGGACCTCACCGGCGTCGCGCTCCCGGAGAACGAGGACTACGACACCGTGGCCGGTCTCGTGCTGCGCGTGCTCGGCCGGGTGCCCGACTCCGGCGACATCGCCGAGGTGCCGGTGCCCGACCACAGCGACCCCGAGCAGCCGCGCGAGCGGCTCGCGGTGCTGACCGTCGAGCACATGGACGGCCTGCGGATCGACCGGCTCTCGCTGCGCCTGCACGACGTCGAGCCGTCGACCGCCACCACGACCCGCGGCAGGGGTGAGCGCGGATGA
- a CDS encoding DUF1800 domain-containing protein translates to MTVAASTARPAYRPARFPGAPLLGTQDRHLVGRFSYGVTPALAAQVRAAGGARRWFEQQLEPDRVADRQADALRSWWPSFERGPAELWERQVAEVEGGWEVMEDYARWALVRRITSQRQVLEVMTELWENHFNVPAVGDAQFTYRVSYGDTIRRHALGRFDELLHAAITHPAMGIFLDNAVSTAKHPNENLGRELLELHTVGRGQFDEDDVKASARILTGYRVDLWNTWKAAYSPRDHWTGPVRVMGFSDANADRDGREVVRRYLTYLAHHPATAVRVARRLAVKLVRDDPPQALVDRLAKVYLDAGTELRPVLRALVASPEFKASVGAKVRDPGEDVVATYRVLRAGLARPPAGRAGGEYAVRAMLWQVGNLGVSPFSWPRPDGQPIDSESWSSASRVLASMELHWTLAGGWWPKQGISYRTPAQWLPRKRIRFDLLVDHLSQQLLHRRSTATLLRACCEACVMKPGEVVTADHALVKWDFHRLLGTVLDSPAHLTR, encoded by the coding sequence GTGACCGTCGCAGCCAGCACCGCCCGCCCGGCGTACCGGCCCGCGCGCTTTCCCGGCGCGCCGCTGCTCGGCACCCAGGACCGCCACCTCGTCGGCCGCTTCTCCTACGGCGTGACCCCCGCGCTCGCCGCCCAGGTGCGCGCCGCCGGCGGGGCGCGGCGCTGGTTCGAGCAGCAGCTCGAGCCCGACCGGGTCGCCGACCGCCAGGCCGACGCCCTGCGCTCGTGGTGGCCGAGCTTCGAGCGCGGGCCCGCCGAGCTGTGGGAGCGCCAGGTCGCCGAGGTCGAGGGCGGCTGGGAGGTCATGGAGGACTACGCCCGCTGGGCGCTGGTGCGTCGGATCACCTCCCAGCGCCAGGTCCTCGAGGTGATGACCGAGCTGTGGGAGAACCACTTCAACGTGCCGGCCGTCGGCGACGCCCAGTTCACCTACCGGGTCTCCTACGGCGACACGATCCGCCGGCACGCGCTCGGCCGCTTCGACGAGCTGCTCCACGCCGCGATCACCCACCCGGCGATGGGGATCTTCCTCGACAACGCGGTCTCCACCGCCAAGCACCCGAACGAGAACCTCGGCCGCGAGCTGCTCGAGCTGCACACCGTCGGCCGTGGTCAGTTCGACGAGGACGACGTCAAGGCGTCGGCGCGGATCCTCACCGGCTACCGGGTCGACCTGTGGAACACCTGGAAGGCGGCGTACTCCCCGCGCGACCACTGGACCGGCCCCGTGCGGGTGATGGGGTTCAGCGACGCCAACGCCGACCGCGACGGCCGCGAGGTGGTACGCCGCTACCTCACCTACCTGGCCCACCACCCGGCCACCGCCGTCCGGGTCGCCCGCCGGCTCGCGGTCAAGCTCGTCCGCGACGACCCGCCGCAGGCGCTCGTGGACCGGCTGGCGAAGGTCTACCTCGACGCCGGCACCGAGCTCCGCCCGGTGCTGCGGGCCCTGGTCGCCAGCCCGGAGTTCAAGGCGTCGGTGGGCGCCAAGGTCCGCGACCCCGGCGAGGACGTGGTGGCGACCTACCGCGTGCTGCGCGCCGGGCTGGCCCGGCCGCCGGCGGGGCGGGCCGGCGGCGAGTACGCCGTGCGGGCGATGCTCTGGCAGGTCGGCAACCTGGGGGTGAGCCCCTTCTCCTGGCCGCGGCCCGACGGGCAGCCGATCGACAGCGAGTCGTGGTCCTCGGCCTCGCGCGTGCTGGCCTCGATGGAGCTGCACTGGACCCTCGCCGGCGGCTGGTGGCCCAAGCAGGGCATCAGCTACCGCACGCCGGCGCAGTGGCTGCCGCGCAAGCGGATCCGCTTCGACCTGCTCGTCGACCACCTCAGCCAGCAGCTGCTGCACCGCCGGTCGACCGCCACGCTCCTGCGCGCCTGCTGCGAGGCGTGCGTCATGAAGCCCGGCGAGGTCGTCACCGCCGACCACGCGCTGGTGAAGTGGGACTTCCACCGGCTGCTCGGCACCGTCCTCGACTCCCCCGCCCACCTGACCCGGTGA